CCAGTTGAGATAAAATCTCGGGCCCATTTTCGGTAATTAATACCGAATGTTCAAAATGGGCCGCAAGGCTACCATCTTCCGTTACCGCCGTCCACCCGTCATCCAACACCACTACCGACCAATCGCCGGCGGTGACCATCGGTTCCAAAGCCAGGACCATGCCGGCTTTCAGCCGCGGACCGGCGCCACGCCGACCGTAATTCGGCACTTGGGGCGGCTCGTGCGGCGCCTCACCGATTCCGTGGCCGACGAAATCCCGGACCACGGAAAATCCGTGCGTTTCCACGTGCGCCTGAACGGCGGCCGAAATATCGCCCACCCGGTTGCCGACGTGCGCTTCGGCGATCCCCTGGTAGAGGGACTCTTCCGTGACGCGCATCAACGACAGCGCCTGGTCGGTCATCCGACCGATGCCGAAGCTGATTGCCGCATCGCCATACATACCCTCGAAAACCACCCCGTAATCGATGCTGACCAGATCGCCTTCCTTCAAGATCCGTTTCGCGGATGGAATTCCGTGAACGATCTCCTCGTTGAGCGAAATGCACAGGCTGCGCGGGTAACCGTACAAACCCAAAAAGGCCGGTTTCACCTGGTGCCGCTTGCACAAGTCCACCGATTGCCGGTCGAGATCCAACGTGCTCATGCCGGCGGCGGCGCCGTCCCGCAAAGCCACCAGAATCTCCGCCACGATGCGGTTGGCCTTGCGCAGGCGCCGCACCTGGTCGGGGGTCTTGAGAGTAATGACCTGACTATTCAAAGACCGCCGCAATCCGCTTGCCGATTTCGTCGACAGCGCCTACTCCGTCGATCGAACGGAGCAGGTTTTTCTTTTCGTAATAGACGATCAGCGGCGCGGTCTGGCTGTGATAGGTCGCCAGCCGCTGGCGAATCGTCTCTTCCTTGTCGTCATCGCGAATGATCAGGGGCTGGTGCCCGCAACGATCGCACACGCCCGCCACTTTGGGGGGCATGGTTTTGACGTGATACATCGCCCCGCAATTGGTGCAGGTCAGCCGGCCGGTCAGCCGGGCGACCAGCGCCTCGTCGGGAACGACGATGCTGATCACGTGATCGAGCTTCTCGCCGCGTTCCGCGAGCATCTTGTCCAGCGCCTCGGCCTGGGCCACGGTGCGCGGGAACCCGTCGAACAAATAGCCGTTGCGGCAATCGGCCGCTTGAATCCGGTCGCGGATGATGCCGACGATGATCTCGTCCGGGACCAGCTTGCCGGCGTCCATGAAGGATTTGGCCTGTTTGCCCATTTCGGTTCCGGCTTTCACCGCGGCGCGCAAGATGTCGCCGGTGGAAATCTGCGGGATGCCGAACCGAGTCGTCAACGCCTTGGCCTGGGTGCCTTTGCCGCCTCCCGGCGGACCGAGTAAAATCATCCGCATCGGAATTATCCTCTCCGTCCCTTGAATTTGCCCTTACCGCCCAGGAAACCTTCGTAATGCCGAGTCAGCATGTGCGACTCGATCTGCTGAATGGTATCCAGGGCCACGCCGACGACGATCAGCAGCGAGGTGCCGCCGAAATAAAACGGCACGTTGAACTGCGCGATCAGGATCGTCGGCAACACGCAAATCGCGGAGATGTACAGGGAGCCGCCGAAGGTGATCCGGGTCAGAATCCGATCGATGTAATCGGCGGTCGGTTTGCCCGGCCGGCGGCCCGGAATGTACGCCCCGCTCTTCTTCAGGTTATCGGCCACGTCCACCGGGTTGAAGGTAACCGCGGTGTAGAAGTAGCAGAAGAAGATGATCAAGCCGACGTAGATGAGGTTGTAGAGCAACGCGGCCGGCTGCAACAGTTCGTGCAGTTTGACCAGCCACGGATTGTCGAAGAACTGCAGGATCGTCGACGGGAACATCAGGATCGAGCTGGCGAAGATCGGCGGAATGACGCCGGCGGTGTTGATGCGCAAGGGCAAAAACGTGCTCGCGCCGCCGTAGATTTTGCGTCCGACCACCCGCTTGGCGTGCTGGATCGGAATTTTGCGCTGGGCGCGCTCGACGTAAATGATGAAGCCCATGACGGCGACCATCACGACGATGATCGGCACCATCTTCAGAACGCCGCGGCTTTCTTCCCAGGCCTGCTGGCCGAGGCGGACGATCGCCACGGGCAGGCGCGCGATGATGCCGCCGAAGATGATCAGACTGATACCGTTGCCAATGCCGCGTTCACTGATTTGCTCGCCGAGCCACATGATGAACGCGGTGCCCGACGTCATGGTGATCATCGTCATCAGCCGGAACGCGAGGCCCGGATTGGTGACCGCGCCGGCGCCCAGCATGCCGTTTTCCATCGCGTAGGCGATCATATAGCCTTGGAAGAGCGAGAGAACGACCGTGCCGTACCGCGTATATTGGGTAATCTTGCGCCGGCCCAGCTCGCCTTCCTTGCTCAGGCGTTCCAGGTAGGGAATCACCACGGTGAGCAATTGCAGAATGATCGATGCCGAAATGTACGGCATGATGCCGAGGGAGAAGATGGAACCGTGTTCCATGGCTCCCCCGGAGAACATCGAGAACATGCCGAAAATCGTGCCTTGCCGTTCGGCGAACCAACGCGAGATCGCCGCCCCGTCGATACCGGGAGTCGGCACCATGCACCCGATACGGTACACGGCCAGCATCGCGAAGGAGAACAGCACGCGCCGTTTCAGCTCCGGGATTTTGAAAATATTGGAGAAAGCGCCTAACACCGAATTCTCCTCAATCCATTACTGGAGTTGTTCGAAAGTGCCCCCGGCCGCCCGGATTTTCTCTACGGCTTCTTTCGAGGCTTTATGCGCTTTGACGGTCAACGCCATGGTGATTTCGCCGTCCGACAAAATCTTGATCCCGTCTTTTGCGATTTTTTTCACGAGCTGCCGCTGCTGCACACTTTCCGGATCCACCACCTCGCCGGCCTGGAACTTCTCCACCAGCTCGCGCAGGTGCAGGATCGTGTATTCCTTCCGGTAAATGTTGCGGAAGCCGCGCTTCGGCAAGCGGCGGATCAAGGGCATCTGGCCGCCTTCGAACGACGGGCCCTTGGGGCCGCCGGAGCGGGCGTTCTGACCCTTGTTGCCTTTACCGGCGGTTTTGCCCAAACCCGACGCCTCGCCGCGGCCGCGACGCTTGGTGTTTTTCGTCGCCCCGGCGGGGGGATGCAGGTTGCTCAGGTTGGTCGTCATGCCGACACCTCCTCCACTTTCAGCAAGTGGATGATTTTCTTCACCATGCCGCGGACGCAAGGATTGTCCGGCAGTTCCACGGTCCGGTGCATTTTGCCCAGGCCGAGGGTCCGCAGGATGACCCGCTGCTTTGGCGGACAGGCGATGCCGCTGCCGGTTTGCGTAATGCGAAGTTTGCCGCTCATCGAGGCTCTCCTGCTATTCCGTCTTGGGTTCGTCGTCCAGGCTCGCGCGGGAACGCATGTACTCTTGGGGCCAGCGCAGGCGCTGCAGCCCGTCGATCGTGGCCTTGACCACGTTGTGGGCGTTCCGCGAGCCGAGACTCTTGGTCAAAATGTTCGAGACGCCCGCCGCCTCGAGCACGGCGCGCACCGCACCACCGGCGATCACGCCGGTGCCTTCGCCGGCCGGCTTGAGCAGCACGTGCGCGGCGGAGAAGTCACCGACCACCGGGAAGGGGATGGTTCCGCCGTCCACGATGGGGACGCGGAACATCGACTTCTTGGCCCGGTCGATGCCTTTGCGGATCGCTTCGGGCACTTCCGCCGCCTTGCCGATCGCCACGCCGACCCGGCCCTTGCCGTCGCCGACGACGACCAAGGCCGAGAAGTGGAAGCGCCGGCCGCCTTTGACGACTTTCGCCACGCGGCTGATGTGCACCACCTTATCAATAAATTCTTGCTCTTCTTCGCGGAACGGACGATTGAATTCGGGCATTCGCGCTCTCCCTAGAACTCCAGGCCGGCCTCGCGGGCCGCATCGGCTACCGCTTTGATCCGTCCGTGGTACAAAAAGCCATTGCGATCAAACACGACGGCCTTGTGTTGTTGCGTCAGCAACCGTTCGGCAATGAGTTTACCCACCGTTTTGGCCTGACCGACCTTGCCCTTTTCATCGGCGGGCTTGGCGTAACCCTTGTCCAGGCTGCTGGCCTGGGCGATGGTGGCGCCGGTGGAGTCGTCGATGGCCTGGACGTAAATGTGTTTATTGGAACGGAACACGCAAAGGCGCGGCCGTTCGGTCGTTCCGCGCACCTTCCGCCGAACCCGGCGTTGACGTTGCTCGCGCGGCGTCAGATTTTCCTTCTTATAGGACACGACGCGTCTCCTTCTATCCTTAACCGGAGGTCTTGCCTTCCTTACGACGAAGCACTTCTTCCGTATATTTGATGCCCTTGCCTTGATAAGGTTCGGGCGGGCGCACCTTGCGCACAATGGCGGCGAATTCGCCCACCTGTTGCTTGTCGCTGCTCTGCAACACGATGTGGGTGTTTTTGTCGACCCGCACGGTGATGCCCTTGGGGATCGCGACTTCGACGGGGTTGGTGAAGCCGACCGTCAGGGCCAACTGGTCCCCTTTGACCTCGGCGCGCCAACCGACGCCGTTGATATCCAGTTCGCGGGTATAGCCCTGGGTCACCCCGACGACCATGTTGTTGATCAGGGTACGAGTCAGGCCCTGCATGCTCGATCCTTGGCGGCCTTCGTCGACGCGCTGCACGAGCAAGTGGCCGTTCTCTTCCGCCACGCGGACCTCCGGCCGGTGTTCGTAGGTCAAACTGCCGTTCGGCCCGTTGACCACGACCCGGTTGCCGGTGATCTGCACCTTCACCCCTTTGGGGATCGGGATTGGTAATTTGCCGATTCGACTCATCGTCGTCGCTCCAGTGTGCTAAGGCGTTACCAAACTTCCAGCAGCAGCTCGCCGCCGACGTTCAGTTCTTTCGCTTTTTTGCCGGTCATCAAGCCTTGGCTGGTGGTCAAAATGGACACTCCCATGCCGCCCAGCACCGCCTGCACGTCCTGGCTGCCGACGTAGCGTCGCAGGCCCGGTTTGCTCAGCCGGCGGATCTGGGTGATGCTCGGGGAGCCATTTTCCCGATAACGCAAATAGATTTTCAACATGCCCTGCTGACCTTCCGGGGTCACGCGAAACGCTTTGATGTAGCCTTCTTCCTTCAAGATCTTGGCGATGGCTTCCTTGATCTTGGAATTGGGCATCTCCACCAAATCGTGACGAGCCCGGTTCGCATTACGAATGCGAGTCAACATATCGGCTACGGGATCAGTCATCACCATCGTCGGTCTCCTTGTCTACCAGCTCGCCTTGACGACGCCCGGTAGTTCGCCCTGTAACGCCAACTTCCGCAAGCACAGGCGGCACATGGCGAACTTACGATAATAAGCCCGCGACCGGCCGCACAGCGGGCAGCGGTGATACGCGCGTACCTTGAATTTCTGCGGGTTGGTGGCGCGAATACGAATCGATTTCTTGGCCACGGCCTTCTCCTTATCGGTTCCGGAACGGCACGCCCATCAGCTTCAACAGGGCGTAACCTTCCTCGTCGGTCTTCGCGGTGGTGACGATCGTAATGTTCAATCCCCGGATCTTGTCGATCTTGTCGTAGTTGATCTCGGGGAAGATGATCTGTTCGCGAACGCCCAGCGTGTAGTTGCCGCGGCCGTCGAAGGCCTTGTCGGGCACGCCGCGGAAGTCGCGGACGCGGGGCAGCGCGATACTGACGAGCCGATCGAAGAATTCGTACATCCGATCGCCGCGCAGGGTGACGCGCACGCCGATGTTCATGCCCTCGCGCAACTTGAAGTTCGCGATGCTTTTGCGGGCCTTGGTGATGACGGCCTTCTGACCGCTGATCGCCGTCAGTTCTTCCATCGCCGTGTCCAGAACCTTGACGTTCTGGATCGCCTCGCCCAGGCCCATGTTGAGGATGATCTTATCCAGGCGGGGCACCGCCTCGAGATTCTTGTAACCGAACTGTTTGACGAGTTCGGGGATCACCGTCTGCGTGTAAATGTCTCTTTGCCTAGCCGCCATGGTTCACTCCCGCTCTAGTCCAGGTGCTCGCCGCAATGCCGGCAGACGCGCACTTTGGTCTTGTCCTGCAACAACTCCATGCGAACCCGGGTCGGCTTGTTGCACTTGGGGCAGACCAGCATCACGTTGGCGATGTGGATCGGCGCCTCGCGCTCGACGATGCCGCCCTGCTGATTGGTTTTGCTCGGCCGGGTGTGGCGCTTGATGACGTTCAGGCGCTCGACCACGACGCGATTTTCCTCGGGCAACACTTTGAGCACCTTGCCGCGCTTCGCCGCGTTGTCCATATTGCCGCGTTCCTTGCCGGCAATGACATGCACGGTGTCGCCTTTTTTAATGCGGAGCTTGTTGCGCTCTTTCTCTTTGGCTTGTGCCATTGCCGTCTCCTACAGAACTTCCGGAGCCAGGCTGATGATCCGGTTGAAGCCTTTGGTCCGCAGTTCGCGTGCCACCGGGCCGAAGATGCGGTTGCCGATGGGTTCCTTCTGCTTATTGATCAGCACGGCGCTGTTTTCGTCGAAGCGGATGTAGGTGCCGTCGGGACGCGCGACCCGCCGCCGGGTACGAACGATCACCGCCTGCAGCACATCGCCCTTCTTCACCTTGGCGGTCGCGATCGCTTCTTTGACCGAGACGACGACGACGTCGCCGACCCGGGCGTATTTGCGCTTCGAACCGCCCAGCACCTTAATCGCTTCCAGCTTGCGAGCGCCGGAATTGTCCGCCACGTTCAGGGTGGTGTTCATTTGGATCATGGTGAGGCCCTCCGCCTTAATCCGCCCGTTTGACGATTTTCACCAGGCGCCAGCGTTTGTTCGCCGACATCGGGCGACTTTCGACGATTTGTACGGTATCGCCCATTTTGGCCTGGTCGAGTTCGTCGTGCGCCATGAATTTCTTGCTGCGACGGATATACTTCTTGTATTTCTCGTGCTGGAAGAAACGGTCGACCAGCACGGTAATGGTCTTGGTCGCTTTGTCCGAGACCACCACACCCTGCAGCACCCGGCGATTTCCCCGTTCGTTTGTCTTAGGCATTCTTCTTCCCCTGCAAATCCAGCTCCCGGCGCACGGTCTTGATCCGCGCGACATCGCGTTTCACCTGGGTCAGGCGCGATGAATTCTCCAACTGCCCCGTAAACATCTGAAAACGCAAGTTGAACAATTCCTGGATCAGATCCTGTTCCTTGGTCGCCAGTTCTTCCGGCGACAGCTCGCGCAAATCCTTAACCTTCATGGTGCCCCTCCCGCATGACGAAACGGGTCTTGATCGGCAACTTGTGGGCGGCCAGGCGGAACGCTTCCTTCGCGGTTTCCTCGGTCACCCCTTCCATCTCGTACAGGATCCGGCCCGGCATGATGACCGCGACCCAGTATTCCGGAGCGCCCTTGCCCTTGCCCATGCGGGTTTCCGCCGGCTTCTTGGTCATCGGCTTGTCCGGGAACAAACGGATCCAAATCCGACCGCCGCGTTTGATGAACCGGGTCATCGCGATACGAGCCGCCTCGATCTGGCGGGCCGTCAACCGACCGCGGTCCAACGCCTGCAGGCCGTACTCACCGAAGTTCAAGCGATTGCCCCGATAGGCTTCGCCTCTCATGTTGCCCTTTTGCTGCTTGCGGTACTTAGTCCGGCTGGGCATCAACATGGCGCATACTCCTCATACTCACGAGGTGACGACGTCACCGTGATAAATCCATACCTTCACGCCGATGATGCCGTAGGTGGTTTTGGCTTCGGCGAATCCGTAATCGATGTCGGCCCGCAGGGTGTGTAGCGGCACCCGGCCTTCGCGATACCATTCGTAGCGGCTCATTTCAGCCCCGCCCAACCGGCCGGAGGTGGAAACGCGGATGCCCTTGACGCCCATCTTCATCGCGTTGCCCACGGCCTTTTTCATCGCGCGGCGGAAGGCGATGCGCCGCACGAGCTGGTTGGCGACGTTCTCGGCCACGAGTTGGGCGTCGACGTCGGCGCGGCGGATCTCCTGGATCTTGATGTAGATCTCCTTGCCGAACATCTGCTGCAAATCCTTGCGCAGCACTTCCACCTCGGCGCCCTTCTTGCCGATGATCACGCCCGGGCGCGCGGTGTGGATCGTCACGTCGACCTTGTTGGCACGGCGTTCGATTTCCACCTTGCTGATCGCCGCGTGGCCCAATTTTTCTTTAATATATTTGCGCAGCCGCAGATCCTCGTGCAGGTACTCGGCGTAGCGGTGGCTTTCCGCGTACCAACGGCTGTTCCAGTCTTTGGTGATCCCGAGTCTGAAACCGATCGGATGGGTCTTCTGTCCCACGACGCACCTCGTTTAACGTTGATCCAGAATGACGGTTACATGGCTCATCCGCCGCAACTTCTTGTCGACCCGGCCGCGCGCGCGCAGCCGGATGCGCTTCAAGGTCGGGCCGCCGTCGACGATGACGTTTTTCACGTACAGCGCATCGACGTTGACGCCTTCCTTTTGCTGGGCGTTGGCCAGGGCCGAGGCCATGATTTTGTAAATTTCCGGGGCGCAGCTATGGCGCTTCGAAAATTTCAACAGTTGCAGCGCGACGCCAACCGGTTTGCCCTTGACCTGCGCCGCCACCACGCGTCCCTTGAAGGGAGAGAACCGCAAAAAGCGGCCCTTGGCGCGAATTTCGTTGGTTTCCATCTTGCTCACTCCGCTCCTTTACTTCGCCTTGCGGTCACCGGAGTGTCCGTGGAACGTCCGGGTCGGCGAAAATTCGCCCAACTTGTGTCCGACCATGTTTTCCGTGACGTACACCGGAATGAACTTTTTGCCGTTGTGGACGGCGAAGGTCAGACCCACCATATCCGGAGTAATGGTGGAACGCCGCGACCAGGTTTTGATCACCTGCTTCGAGCCGGTCGTCCGGGCCCGATCCACCTTTTCCATCACGTGGTAATCCACAAACGGTCCTTTTTTCACGCTGCGGGGCATGCGCAAGCCTCCTTACTACTTCCGACGCTTGACGATGTACTTACTGGTCGACTTGTTTTTCCGAGTCTTATAACCCTTGGTCGGCACGCCCCATGGGGTCACCGGGTGGTTGCCCTTGCCGCGGCCTTCGCCGCCGCCGTGAGGATGGTCGACCGGGTTCATCGCCACGCCGCGTACGTGGGGGCGTTTGCCGATCCAGCGCTTGCGGCCCGCCTTGCCGGTCGTCAGGTTGCTGTGATCGATGTTGCCCAACTGACCGATCGTGGCGTAACAATTTTCGTGGATCCGCCGCATTTCGCCGCTGGGCATTTTCAGCAGTACGTACTGCCCTTCCTTGGACAGCACCTGGGCGTAGGAGCCGGCGGAGCGCACCATCTGGCCGCCCTTGCCGATTTTCATTTCCACGTTGTGGACCCAGGAACCGTCGGGCACGTTCTTCAAGGGAAGCGCGTTGCCCGGCTTGATGTCGGCGTGTTCGCTGGCGACGACTTGGTCACCGACCTTCAATCCTTGCGGATGGAGGATGTAGCGTTTTTCGCCGTCTTTGTATTGCAGCAGGCAGATGTTGGCGCTGCGGTTCGGATCGTATTCGATGGAGACGACCTGGGCCGCGATGTCGCGCTTGTCGCGTTTCCAATCGATGAGGCGATACTTGCGCTTGTGACCGCCGCCGCGCCACCAGATCGTGATGTGGCCGTGATTGTTCCGGCCGCCGCTTTTCTTCAGCGACTCCACCAGGCTGCGTTCGGGCTCGGTGCGCGTAATCTCGTCGAACGAGGAGGTCGCCAGGTAACGGCGTCCCGGACTGGTCGGTTTATACCGCTTGATACCCATTTCCCTACTCCTTACACGCCTTCGAAGAAGTCGATGGTGTCGCCTTCGCGCAGGGTGACAAACGCTTTCTTCCACTTCGGGGTGTAGCCGATGTGGCGGCCCAACCGCTTGCGTTTGCCGTTCACCAACTGCGTGCGCACGGCGTTGACTTTGACGTCGAACAGCTCTTCCACGGCACGGGCGATTTCCACTTTGTTCGCGTGGACCGCCACTTCGAAGACGAGCTGATTATCCGCTTCCTTGGCGACATTGGCCTTTTCGGTGACCACCGGCCGCTTGATGATTTTGTATGATTCTTTCATTGCGCCAGCGCTCCTTCGATTTTCGCCAAGGCGCCCTTGGTCAGAATGAGGTGTTCGAAGTGGAGCAGGTCGTAGACGTTGAGGCCATCGACCCGCAGCACCTTGACCCGCGGAATATTCCGCGCGCTCTTCTCGACCACCTCGTCCTTTTGTTCGATGACGAACAAACCGCTCGTCACGCCCAGGGTGTTCATGAGCTCGGCGAAGCGGCGGGTTTTGATTTCCGGCATCGACAGATCGTCGAGCACCAGCAGCTTGCCTTCCGCCAGTTTCATCGACAGCGCGCTCTTCACGGCCGCCCGCCGGACCTTCTTCGGAACCCGGTAGCTGTAATCGCGCGGCAGGGGGCCGAAGATGGTGCCGCCGCCGACCCGGGTCGGGCTGCGCCGACCGCCGGTCCGCGCGCGGCCGGTGCCCTTTTGGCGATACAGTTTGATTCCCGAATAGGCCACTTCGCCACGGGTTTTGGTGCTGACCGTTCCCTGGCGGCGCATAGCGGTTTGTTGGCGGACCACTTCCCAGAAGAGATGGTCTTTTACCTCGTTGTTGAACACGCTATCGGGCAGATCGACCTGGTCGACCTTTTGATTCTGCATGTT
This Myxococcales bacterium DNA region includes the following protein-coding sequences:
- the secY gene encoding preprotein translocase subunit SecY; protein product: MLGAFSNIFKIPELKRRVLFSFAMLAVYRIGCMVPTPGIDGAAISRWFAERQGTIFGMFSMFSGGAMEHGSIFSLGIMPYISASIILQLLTVVIPYLERLSKEGELGRRKITQYTRYGTVVLSLFQGYMIAYAMENGMLGAGAVTNPGLAFRLMTMITMTSGTAFIMWLGEQISERGIGNGISLIIFGGIIARLPVAIVRLGQQAWEESRGVLKMVPIIVVMVAVMGFIIYVERAQRKIPIQHAKRVVGRKIYGGASTFLPLRINTAGVIPPIFASSILMFPSTILQFFDNPWLVKLHELLQPAALLYNLIYVGLIIFFCYFYTAVTFNPVDVADNLKKSGAYIPGRRPGKPTADYIDRILTRITFGGSLYISAICVLPTILIAQFNVPFYFGGTSLLIVVGVALDTIQQIESHMLTRHYEGFLGGKGKFKGRRG
- a CDS encoding 50S ribosomal protein L23, whose product is MKESYKIIKRPVVTEKANVAKEADNQLVFEVAVHANKVEIARAVEELFDVKVNAVRTQLVNGKRKRLGRHIGYTPKWKKAFVTLREGDTIDFFEGV
- the rplF gene encoding 50S ribosomal protein L6, which encodes MSRIGKLPIPIPKGVKVQITGNRVVVNGPNGSLTYEHRPEVRVAEENGHLLVQRVDEGRQGSSMQGLTRTLINNMVVGVTQGYTRELDINGVGWRAEVKGDQLALTVGFTNPVEVAIPKGITVRVDKNTHIVLQSSDKQQVGEFAAIVRKVRPPEPYQGKGIKYTEEVLRRKEGKTSG
- the rpmD gene encoding 50S ribosomal protein L30, coding for MSGKLRITQTGSGIACPPKQRVILRTLGLGKMHRTVELPDNPCVRGMVKKIIHLLKVEEVSA
- the rpsS gene encoding 30S ribosomal protein S19 is translated as MPRSVKKGPFVDYHVMEKVDRARTTGSKQVIKTWSRRSTITPDMVGLTFAVHNGKKFIPVYVTENMVGHKLGEFSPTRTFHGHSGDRKAK
- the map gene encoding type I methionyl aminopeptidase, whose product is MNSQVITLKTPDQVRRLRKANRIVAEILVALRDGAAAGMSTLDLDRQSVDLCKRHQVKPAFLGLYGYPRSLCISLNEEIVHGIPSAKRILKEGDLVSIDYGVVFEGMYGDAAISFGIGRMTDQALSLMRVTEESLYQGIAEAHVGNRVGDISAAVQAHVETHGFSVVRDFVGHGIGEAPHEPPQVPNYGRRGAGPRLKAGMVLALEPMVTAGDWSVVVLDDGWTAVTEDGSLAAHFEHSVLITENGPEILSQLEL
- the rplV gene encoding 50S ribosomal protein L22; translation: METNEIRAKGRFLRFSPFKGRVVAAQVKGKPVGVALQLLKFSKRHSCAPEIYKIMASALANAQQKEGVNVDALYVKNVIVDGGPTLKRIRLRARGRVDKKLRRMSHVTVILDQR
- the rplD gene encoding 50S ribosomal protein L4, which translates into the protein MPKCDVLNMQNQKVDQVDLPDSVFNNEVKDHLFWEVVRQQTAMRRQGTVSTKTRGEVAYSGIKLYRQKGTGRARTGGRRSPTRVGGGTIFGPLPRDYSYRVPKKVRRAAVKSALSMKLAEGKLLVLDDLSMPEIKTRRFAELMNTLGVTSGLFVIEQKDEVVEKSARNIPRVKVLRVDGLNVYDLLHFEHLILTKGALAKIEGALAQ
- the rpsQ gene encoding 30S ribosomal protein S17; amino-acid sequence: MPKTNERGNRRVLQGVVVSDKATKTITVLVDRFFQHEKYKKYIRRSKKFMAHDELDQAKMGDTVQIVESRPMSANKRWRLVKIVKRAD
- the rpsE gene encoding 30S ribosomal protein S5, with product MPEFNRPFREEEQEFIDKVVHISRVAKVVKGGRRFHFSALVVVGDGKGRVGVAIGKAAEVPEAIRKGIDRAKKSMFRVPIVDGGTIPFPVVGDFSAAHVLLKPAGEGTGVIAGGAVRAVLEAAGVSNILTKSLGSRNAHNVVKATIDGLQRLRWPQEYMRSRASLDDEPKTE
- the rpsH gene encoding 30S ribosomal protein S8 → MVMTDPVADMLTRIRNANRARHDLVEMPNSKIKEAIAKILKEEGYIKAFRVTPEGQQGMLKIYLRYRENGSPSITQIRRLSKPGLRRYVGSQDVQAVLGGMGVSILTTSQGLMTGKKAKELNVGGELLLEVW
- the rplR gene encoding 50S ribosomal protein L18, which gives rise to MSYKKENLTPREQRQRRVRRKVRGTTERPRLCVFRSNKHIYVQAIDDSTGATIAQASSLDKGYAKPADEKGKVGQAKTVGKLIAERLLTQQHKAVVFDRNGFLYHGRIKAVADAAREAGLEF
- the rplB gene encoding 50S ribosomal protein L2, which codes for MGIKRYKPTSPGRRYLATSSFDEITRTEPERSLVESLKKSGGRNNHGHITIWWRGGGHKRKYRLIDWKRDKRDIAAQVVSIEYDPNRSANICLLQYKDGEKRYILHPQGLKVGDQVVASEHADIKPGNALPLKNVPDGSWVHNVEMKIGKGGQMVRSAGSYAQVLSKEGQYVLLKMPSGEMRRIHENCYATIGQLGNIDHSNLTTGKAGRKRWIGKRPHVRGVAMNPVDHPHGGGEGRGKGNHPVTPWGVPTKGYKTRKNKSTSKYIVKRRK
- a CDS encoding adenylate kinase, yielding MRMILLGPPGGGKGTQAKALTTRFGIPQISTGDILRAAVKAGTEMGKQAKSFMDAGKLVPDEIIVGIIRDRIQAADCRNGYLFDGFPRTVAQAEALDKMLAERGEKLDHVISIVVPDEALVARLTGRLTCTNCGAMYHVKTMPPKVAGVCDRCGHQPLIIRDDDKEETIRQRLATYHSQTAPLIVYYEKKNLLRSIDGVGAVDEIGKRIAAVFE
- the rplO gene encoding 50S ribosomal protein L15 — translated: MTTNLSNLHPPAGATKNTKRRGRGEASGLGKTAGKGNKGQNARSGGPKGPSFEGGQMPLIRRLPKRGFRNIYRKEYTILHLRELVEKFQAGEVVDPESVQQRQLVKKIAKDGIKILSDGEITMALTVKAHKASKEAVEKIRAAGGTFEQLQ
- a CDS encoding 50S ribosomal protein L24; translation: MAQAKEKERNKLRIKKGDTVHVIAGKERGNMDNAAKRGKVLKVLPEENRVVVERLNVIKRHTRPSKTNQQGGIVEREAPIHIANVMLVCPKCNKPTRVRMELLQDKTKVRVCRHCGEHLD
- the rplE gene encoding 50S ribosomal protein L5; its protein translation is MAARQRDIYTQTVIPELVKQFGYKNLEAVPRLDKIILNMGLGEAIQNVKVLDTAMEELTAISGQKAVITKARKSIANFKLREGMNIGVRVTLRGDRMYEFFDRLVSIALPRVRDFRGVPDKAFDGRGNYTLGVREQIIFPEINYDKIDKIRGLNITIVTTAKTDEEGYALLKLMGVPFRNR
- the rplN gene encoding 50S ribosomal protein L14, yielding MIQMNTTLNVADNSGARKLEAIKVLGGSKRKYARVGDVVVVSVKEAIATAKVKKGDVLQAVIVRTRRRVARPDGTYIRFDENSAVLINKQKEPIGNRIFGPVARELRTKGFNRIISLAPEVL
- the rplP gene encoding 50S ribosomal protein L16 translates to MLMPSRTKYRKQQKGNMRGEAYRGNRLNFGEYGLQALDRGRLTARQIEAARIAMTRFIKRGGRIWIRLFPDKPMTKKPAETRMGKGKGAPEYWVAVIMPGRILYEMEGVTEETAKEAFRLAAHKLPIKTRFVMREGHHEG
- the rpmC gene encoding 50S ribosomal protein L29, with translation MKVKDLRELSPEELATKEQDLIQELFNLRFQMFTGQLENSSRLTQVKRDVARIKTVRRELDLQGKKNA
- a CDS encoding type Z 30S ribosomal protein S14; the encoded protein is MAKKSIRIRATNPQKFKVRAYHRCPLCGRSRAYYRKFAMCRLCLRKLALQGELPGVVKASW
- the rpsC gene encoding 30S ribosomal protein S3, encoding MGQKTHPIGFRLGITKDWNSRWYAESHRYAEYLHEDLRLRKYIKEKLGHAAISKVEIERRANKVDVTIHTARPGVIIGKKGAEVEVLRKDLQQMFGKEIYIKIQEIRRADVDAQLVAENVANQLVRRIAFRRAMKKAVGNAMKMGVKGIRVSTSGRLGGAEMSRYEWYREGRVPLHTLRADIDYGFAEAKTTYGIIGVKVWIYHGDVVTS